The following are encoded in a window of Ogataea parapolymorpha DL-1 chromosome VII, whole genome shotgun sequence genomic DNA:
- a CDS encoding Sugar (and other) transporter yields the protein MTKQTSTQDSPTFIGLKGKTLQNIVSVMASVGFLLFGYDQGVMGSLLTLDSFKKTFPSIDTSRHSDAATMQGFTIAVYEIGCLFGALSTMGYGDKIGRRKCIFIGCAIMIVGAILQCSAFTVGHLIVGRIVTGVGNGINTSTIPMWQAECSRPEGRGRLVMISGALITGGIAFSYWVDFGFYFTSGPISWRFPVAFQLIFPILIMPFILRFPESPRWLVKKSRLDDARLVFAALDGTPVDHPEVKSQLRDVQKSLEEEHIAGGDSFDFKRLFSQGEHRDFHRLMLGLWAQIFQQISGINLIVYYAGTIFENYIGMSALNSRILAACNGTAFFLAAWIAFLFIDNIGRRKLMLFGLVGQTLSMAMLTVTTWESENKDNSGAAIGAAVLLFVYNTFFGVGWLGMGWLYPAEVPPLSIRAPANAISTAGNWSFNFLVVMITPVAFESIKSFTYLIFAALNLLMIPAVYFLFPETAGRSLEDLDDIFAQCDPWKPWTIVKIASRHPKTEAKVATADSLLEQGKVEAEMYEDSEEVS from the coding sequence ATGACCAAGCAAACCTCAACACAAGACTCGCCGACCTTTATCGGTCTGAAGGGTAAAACCCTTCAAAATATTGTTAGTGTGATGGCTTCCGTTGGATTTCTGCTCTTTGGTTACGATCAAGGAGTTATGGGTTCTCTATTAACGCTGGACTCATTTAAAAAGACGTTTCCCTCTATCGACACTTCTCGTCATAGCGATGCAGCCACAATGCAAGGCTTCACAATAGCTGTGTATGAGATCGGTTGTCTATTCGGTGCGCTCTCTACCATGGGCTACGGCGACAAAATCGGTAGAAGGAAATGTATTTTTATTGGGTGTGCAATTATGATCGTGGGGGCAATATTACAGTGCTCTGCTTTTACTGTCGGACATTTGATAGTTGGCAGAATTGTTACAGGAGTTGGAAACGGCATCAACACCAGTACAATTCCTATGTGGCAGGCAGAATGTTCCAGGCCTGAAGGCAGAGGGAGACTGGTGATGATATCTGGAGCACTCATTACAGGAGGAATTGCATTTTCCTACTGGGTGGACTTTGGCTTCTATTTCACTTCCGGACCAATCTCGTGGCGTTTTCCAGTTGCTTTCCAACTAATCTTCCCAATACTTATCATGCCATTTATACTGAGATTCCCAGAATCTCCAAGGTGGCTTGTTAAAAAATCACGGTTGGACGACGCACGGTTGGTTTTTGCGGCCTTAGATGGAACTCCAGTTGACCATCCTGAGGTTAAATCCCAGTTGCGTGATGTCCAGAAATCATTAGAGGAAGAACACATTGCTGGAGGTGACTCATTTGATTTCAAGAGGCTGTTTTCCCAAGGAGAGCATCGTGATTTTCATCGGCTTATGCTTGGCCTATGGGCACAGATCTTCCAGCAGATATCGGGTATCAATCTCATTGTCTACTACGCTGGTACCATATTTGAAAATTACATTGGAATGTCGGCATTGAACTCGCGTATTCTAGCTGCCTGCAATGGCACGGCTTTTTTCCTTGCTGCCTGGATAGCGTTTTTATTTATTGACAATATCGGCCGTCGCAAACTGATGCTTTTTGGTTTGGTGGGCCAGACTCTCTCGATGGCAATGCTGACTGTCACCACTTGGGAGTCGGAGAACAAGGATAATAGTGGTGCTGCCATAGGTGCCGCTGTTCTTTTGTTTGTCTACAACACATTCTTTGGTGTCGGGTGGTTAGGAATGGGCTGGCTCTATCCCGCAGAGGTCCCACCATTGAGTATCAGAGCTCCAGCAAATGCAATATCTACAGCTGGAAATTGGTCATTCAACTTCCTGGTGGTCATGATTACACCAGTGGCATTTGAAAGCATCAAGAGCTTCACttatttgatttttgcAGCCCTAAATCTGCTAATGATCCCAGCTGTATATTTCTTGTTTCCTGAAACTGCTGGTAGATCTTTGGAGGACTTGGACGACATATTTGCTCAATGTGACCCTTGGAAGCCTTGGACAATTGTCAAAATTGCCAGCAGACATCCGAAAACAGAAGCTAAAGTGGCAACAGCGGATTCTTTGCTGGAGCAAGGCAAAGTGGAGGCAGAAATGTACGAGGATTCGGAGGAGGTTTCCTAA